The DNA window CaatgtgacaaaacaaatgttaatttgtaaataaaaataaaggattTCATAGGttcaaattaataatttttaGCCACTTACTCATTCCATGTCTCAGCAAGGCTCTGTtggaagaaaaacatattttgatttgaaaatgtttccaaGAAACACAAGCCAGTCCAGTTGCGTACATCCACTTTCACAACTTCTGAAGAGACCATGAACtagatgactgagaatcttcagaAACTTAAGTAATTACACAAAACAATTTCAGATTCAGTGTGAAGTCGCACTGACCTCAAAGCTCGTTTTCCCACCGATGTGGCTGTGGATATCCGCTATGATTTTGTCCAAAGCTGTCCCTTCTTCCTTCAGTGTATTCAAGTTTTCATCCAACAGTGACACGGCGGCCTCCGCCTGACCATCCAGGCCCTCGAGCAGGGAGTCTCGCTCATCTAGCAGGAACTGGACCATGGCACCGATATCTGCCTCAATCTTCTCCTTGATTCTCCGTTTGTTGACCTTTGAAATAGAGGTTCAAAGGGTTAGCAAAACAGATTTGAACATAGTGCAAGTTCATAGACAACTTTCCTGTTCAATGTTTTCCCTAATATTTGCAAAGACCACTTCATGAAGCTTAATCGCGCATCTAAGATGGATTCCACTTTGTTGTTAACATTCAAGTTTACTTGAATTAAATTCAAAAGTTCCAGATGATTTAACCTTGAATCAAACACTCCACAGGTTTGCACCACAAATACTGTCTGTGAACTTTAGCAGCGAAAACCAAAAAAAGGCCCATCCTTACCAGTGCTTCATCTTTGTTTAGCGCTTCAGCTGTTATAACGTCCATACACAGAGACTTCTCCCAGTTGAGCTCCATTAGCCTCTGCTTTAACTCCATCTGTTATAAAACATCATCAAGACACATGCACATTATGTCAGAATATGATCAATCATATTGAAAACCCAATAGATGTTAGATgcactgaagaaaacaactgatCTCTTTGCCAACTTACCCTCATATCATTTGCAACTTCTGGCACTGGTGCCACCTCATGGTGTCTGAAACGAGACAAATGGACAACTAGTTAGTTTCCAGAGCAGCgtgtcacacacaaaaaaacagtagAAACAGCATTTCACTCCTCATGAAAACAGACTTGTGTTTACAGCCTTCTTCATCACTGCCTCTGGTGCTGTATTGCTACATTTGCTGGTGTAGGCTGAAGGTCATGGTCCTTGCTGGGTGTATTTAAACCTGTAGAAAACGTACTTGTCCAAATAAGGATATTGTTTGTTTGAGGATGACAACAATACCCAAACATACATGAGGGAAAGTTCTGTTTATCaaattatgaaaacacataaccatttatatagcacttctcaaaacaaagttacaaagtgccttacaaataaaaaaattctaTAATACATTCAAACTAAAAGTACAGAATGAAAACACTAAATATGTGGCTGAATTTTTTTGCACGACCTAATTCAGTAATAAAAAGTAGAATTAGGTAAAATCGGGGACTGTGCTTGTGGGATAATAAAAGTATGTTTtagctttaatttaaaaaaggaagataCTGACTCAACCTGCCGTATTTCCTTAGGCAGTGTTCCAGAGcctcagagttttttttaaaaaagctctGTGCCACTTGTTCTTAAACCCAGAATCTGGAACATGATTTGAGCTTGAGATCATCTTGTTTCACTGTTAAAAATCCAGaagactgatttaaaaaatcctaACACAGTTAAAACATATTGTTAAGAACAACAGAAATTTAAAAGGTACATGTTAAAGTAGatgaatgattattttttaGGGAGAACTTTTGGTGGACAAAGTTCACAGGCACACAATGTTTAATTcatgcaaaagaaaagaagacgaCCTCGTTCCTTGTGTCCCTGATGGGCACAAGTTTACTGTTTACTCAACCATAGGCTTGGTTTATCATCTTTTCTGATTAGGGTCTGTGCTACGGCCTTGATTGCTATGGCAACTGCCATTAGGGACTGCCAGCTAGACTCAGTGTTTACATAGCCATTCCTGAAACTCTTGCTTTTGGGAAATTCTTAGTGACAAGGTTTACACACAAGAATTTgcaagaaatacatttttcagagtAAACTAACAGGTCTGTAGCATCCCTATATAAAAAGGTGAATACACGACCGACCTGTGTGCTCTAGATTCCCGGCACACAACACAGATAAGCCTTTTGTCAGTCTGGCAATAGAGTTTCAGCTCTTCTCCATGTTGTTCACACTTCCCATCAACTTTGACGGGCTGAGGGGGTGAAGAACTGGACCCCAGACACTCCAGGTCGTCCAGTTTGGCCACCAGGTTCTGCACCAGGTAGTTTTTAGTGAAGGTCCTCTTGTTGAACACCTgtaagaacaacaaaaaaagcaacTGAGAAAGAGGAAGTCTGTGATCATGCAgttttattcagtgtgtgtttattgtccATGACAACATCTCTCTTCTGTAGCTAAAAAACTCAAACACAGCTACCCTATGTGCTGCAACATTCCAGCAAGCTAACAGCAGCTAGCAGCAGTGGCTACAAACAATCCCATCCAGATGTGTTACACCTGTGTACGACCAAACATGTGACTTCCCCCCCTTcccaagaaaatgtgtttgccaAAATGTTCCCATCGAAGAGTTTTGGAACCATTGCTCTTGATCGCCCAAATTCCAGATAACCGTGTTTTTACCTGCTGCTACATTTTAGCTAGCTAACGCCAGCTAGCAGCAGTGGCTGCAAACAATCCCATCCAGATACGTTCCACATGTTTTTGAGAATGCACGTCTTCCCCTTCACGTTAAAATGTCTccatttcctttattttcaaTGGCGTTTTTAACCTGCTGCTAGCTGACGTTAGCTAGCAGCAGTGGGTGCAAACAAGTCACACAAGTTTGACAAATCACGTGTCTTGACCCCTTCTAATAAAAAATGTCTCCGTTTCCTTAACTTTCTCAATTTATCTAAAACTGCTGTCAATTGACCAACCTGCCAATCAATAGAGTTTTTACCTGCTGCTACAGTTTAGCTAGCTAATGTCAGCTAGTAGCAGtggctgcaaaataaaaatgggTTGCTGATATCAACAGACAACAGACTCGGGCACTTTGAATCAgtcgattgtgtgtgtgtctgtgtctgtgtgcgtgtctgtgtgtctgtgtgtgtctgtctctggacGGCAGCAACACACTGAGTGAAGACAAGCAGAGCAGCAACGCACCGTTCGGCACTGGGGGCACTGGTAACCGTAGTCTCCGCCATTTTCGTCCCAGTGCATGCAGATGCAGAAGCGACAGAAGTTGTGGCCGCACTTCAGGATGACGGGGTCCTTGAAATAATCCAAACAGATCGCACATGTGAGCTCCTTCTTCCAGTCGTCAGCAGCTCCGGCGGTCGCCATGTTCACgggccagcagcagcacagcagactGCAGGAAGTGAGGGCGGAAGTAGTGCAGCGGCCACATTTGTGCTACGTCATCTCccctctcagccaatcagagtcgtccctctctccctcctgctcagCGGGCGATACCATCACGGTGGGGTTCGAACCAATAACAAATAATACAACTCACATTTTCCACCATTTTTTATATCGCACATATATTGATTATTGGTTTGacaaaaaatctatatttaatttctatGTTTAGCTTTTTCACTTATTGCTCTTGTACTTTCAGTtcctgtcttcctcttcctccttgatCAGTGATGTCTCCATGTTTTTCTACTTAATATGCGTGGAACAACAAAGCCAAATCCTTTTATGTTCAAAATCTACTTGTCAAGAGACACAATCCTGATTCTGATCTCAGGTCTCAATCTTAAAAACTTATTTTTGAGTCGGAGTCACATTCCAGGTCTTTACTCAGTAAAATCAGCAAATCCCGACCAGTAAGCAACAATATTTATTCttaaatacatatacataaaaACCCATTcataaaaagacacaaagtgATTATCAAGTTTGACTGTTTGTGCTAAAATGTTCATATACATGGGGATAACTGGCTGTGGGTTATACACTACATTGCATAGCTTGGATTGGCATGTGTGAGGGATGTGGCTCAAAAAGTGCATTTGATGTCAGATATGGTGTCATTTCCAAATTCATCAGGGTGAAAATAATACGAATTCACACTCTTTAAGCTGTATGCACCCGTCCATCCCTCACACTGATTCATACCACAGATGACGTTCATCACATCAGATACGACCCTGATAAACATTGGAAACAAGTACATGACTCACAACACCATCATAAGACAGATATTTAGGAACACTGATCCCAGCTTGTTGTATATTCAAAGCAGAGTAAGACACAGGtttcaacaacacagaaatctaaccagtgacattgatgaaaataaCGAGAGAGCAGATTATAtgaaatgccctaaatgtaacaTTTCTAATGGCGACACACTGATCTGTAAGAAGCTGTTGTTGTTTGCATCCTTTGTTCGAACAAACATGAGTCAGCACAGTGAAAACCCACACAGCACGAGTGACAGAAATAAAGCACAGGAACATAGTTTGAGAGAAACGGGTCAAATCATTGCATGTGAATTCAGTATTTGCTTGTTCACGGCACCACACTTAAGAGCAGTGAAACAGAAGTGGCTCCACAGAGCTTTTTAATAAGAACACAAAGTCCAttctctgaaaaataaataactccTGAGATGAGTGTCTCATATGTATGTGTCCAGTGTTATTTATGCCCAGaagtattttagatttttttacaaaagacacaacatgagaaaaaaaaggtgtgaAGAACCAACTCAGCAGCTACAGAAATGGTTGACACATCACAGAAGGAATTTCCTCATTTTATGGGCACCAAAATGAACAGTAAACATGTTGGATGAATAAACTATTCAGCTGGTTAAATTCTGACAGCAGTGGTTTTTATCTCCAGTCGTCTGATATGAGAGTCATGCAGGTTTCCTTCACAGATTGTGTTTATTCATTATCTTTACTGTGATATCCAGTGTGAACGTCCCAATATTCCAGGACAAAATATTAGACCTAAAGGCACAGTTCAGCCCGGGATGAAGATTAATCTACTCATgcagcatatttaaaaaaattctggaGCCAAATATTTAGGTTCAATGTTTCTAATCAGTCCAATCTTTGTCTTTCAGCTAATATAGTCCTTGCATGGATGGATTTGAATTAACATTGAGGACAGTAAACACAGATTATTGTGTAAATAAAAGACGTTTGCATCCAATTGTAAAATGCAAAGATCCAATTTATTGTTCGCAATCTGTCTAAATGCTGTCCTGGTTTGCAGTGATGTTTTAAAGAGTTGCACAGTAGTTTTGTCAATAACATCTGAATGTTCTTTTTCAGTTCTCTCAGTGTGAACGTTGACATCACTTTGTGACAATTACCCAGGATTCAAATGCCACACTacatctgtgactgtgtgacACAAGCTGCTCTCTGTGACTCACACTGTCCTGAAGGGTCATAGCTGCTTCAGGCACTTTAACCATAAAGCCAGTTAGAGAGAATTGAAATCCCACGCTACCACTACAAGTACAAGTTGGAATGTTAAGTTAAGTGAATCGGACAGTGTGTAGTACTGGTTTCTGTGCTGGAATCAAGGTGCATAAGGGATCCAATACTGTAGAAACCCCCCCACTAACAGGCACGCGCACACTCACACCCAATAACGCATATGATCACTCTCAGATTTTTGGTGTTATGAAAGTAATTTAAtatcagttaaaaagaaaaaaaaaagaaaatccaaaagTTTTTATAAAAGCTCCCTCATCCctttgtccatctgtccatccacaTATCCGCTGCTCAGACCTCTGAGCTGTTGTGGCAGTCTTGCATCCTCACCACCAACATGGGCTCCGTGCTCACAGACCCTTTCACCACCTCCTgcaccccctccctccatccctccttcacatccttctgTCTGGATCGCAGCACGAGTACGACAGTGACCACGATGAGCACAGTCAGCAGCACGCCCACCAGCGCCCCCACCACTGTCACCagaccctcctcttcctcctctgcgtTCAGCTCACTCGGTTCCAGCCCGTTGGCGAACATCTCGTTCAGCCCTGCCGCCCGCCTCTTGGTGCGGTCCAAAGCAATATGCATGATGTTGGTACCCCGGTTGTTGTCAGCTCCGATATCCTCAGTGACCTCTGGGACCTCATCGCCAGCTGATCTCCTGGAGCGGTGACCTTTGACACTGGAGGTGAGGTCGTTGCTCGAGGAAACCAAGGAGTGGTACTCGAGGCTGCGCTTCCCGATTCCTCTGTTAGCGCTCGCTTTGGATCGGACTGTGTAGATGGTGTGAATGAACCACTCGCGACCTGCAGCAACCTGAGgaacacaaaaaaatcatgaaGACTGATGTTCAATTCACAAAACTAGAGCAGTCACTGCTTTTTGAAGTAATTGTTTATGAGGAAAAATTAAATACAGGATACCTGAAACATGGCTGTAGAGTCCAGTCTGAAGCCATCAGACCCCGGCTGTCTGACGAGGGACATGGCTGACGGATCATCCACTGCCAGCACAGCGTTAAAACTCACGTCACCAAACACACGGGCCTGAGTCTCTGGCTGAGCCTTGTCCTAATGACGTGTGTTAGAAAGTagggaaattatatttttgctGTAAAATACTATTTTTCCATCTCTCAGTGCATTGAACCACTTAAAAATACTTACAAGAATCTTGAATCTATAAAGCAGTGACGGAGAATCAGCCAGGCAGCCAAATTCAAACTTGGTGGGATTGTACTTGGGAACGTATCCATCAGCTCCGGTGCAAAGGAAAACCTTCTCTATGCTGCAGAAGAAAGAGTCTCCCAGGTTCTGCACAGGGTCGACCATCACACGACCGTAGACCGTATCACCTGAAACAAAGGATGAGTCACATCAATATATAAAAAGAGATAGAAACAAAAATCCATACACAGAACATCACTGCTAACCAATGCCCACATCTTTACATATTAATTCTTAGATAAATTTTCTTCCTGTGCTTTACTATCTAATATGtatgaatgaaacaaaaacgACCAAATTAATTGAATCGTTTCAAACATAATGTTAATGTATATTTGGTCTTCCAGTAAAATGTAATGCCTTCAGACTTGAATTTCAGATTTAAATACCGCGAGACAATGTAGTGTCAGCTGATATAATGGTCACTGTAAACATCAACTCAAATTAACAGCTTCAAAAAGTGATATCAAGCTAATTTCCACATGTAGAGAATGGGACAAAAACATCTACAGACACTAGAGGAGTTCTTTGTTAATCTTCCCTGAAATGATCACAGCGGAGATGATTCCGTTTTTAAGCTTGTCAGAGACACTCACCCTCAGAAAAGGCTACGTCGCTCTCCTGACCGAAACCTGTGGAGCCATCGGAGAGCCACAGACTTCTCTTCGACAACAAGAACAACTGAGTGTTCAAACTGAATTCTACTGCAACCGGGTCGCTCACCTGGAGAGGGACGGACACAGTTAGCGAGGGATAGCATTGCTACtaaagagagacagaattaCTGATGCAGAGAGAGTGAAACGAAGAATAACATTTCTGGATCTTAAAGTCTAAACTGAGTCCGTCTTACTTGCTGGAACCTGATGTCGAGGTCGAAGGTGACTGGTTCTCTGGGACTGCAAACAGGTGGAACAGTGTATTCCATATTCTGTGCTGTCGTACAGGGGATCAGCTTCACTGTGTAAGTCCCGGAGTAATCTCTCACCTGTGTGGAGCAGAGAAGACACACAAGCGTGAGACTGTCTCCGTCCAGGTGTTTTCAcaccacacaaataaataaataatgcagcCATACTTACAGCAAAGTCTGACGTGAACGTCCACTGCTGGACAGGCTGGTTGTAGGTGGGCTCACTCCTCACTAATGTGAGGTTAAAGGTCAGGCCCGGGTGGTCCACACTCATCACCATGGACAACATGGAGGTTCCTGGTTAACAGACATTGAGAGGAGGACAAGTTCATAAAGACTGCTTcataaaaaagtgttaaaatcaaTGAAACTGGTCATTTTTCTGTATCTTCAGTCTCACCAGCTCTTTTTATTCTGCCTCCAGAGTGAGACTCCAAAAACAGACCCCTGAAACGAGCCTTGGTGCGGAAGTTTACCACCAGACGTCCCTGGTCATTGATCCGCATGCTGGTCGGGTACAACGCACCTGGACACATGCAAACACGTGGGATTCTACAGAGGCTGTTGACCACAAACGGGGACTATCATCTTCTCTCAATCTGGAGAACTTACCCTGTAGTTCGGCCTGTGGGGGGCTGCCGATGCCGTCCTTCCACAGAATGGCTGTGTCGTATACAAACGTGAGACGCAGCTCGGACTGCAGGTCGAAGTGCTGCCAGCCACCGGTTCCCACGGGCGAGTGGAACACATACGACACGTAGAGAGGCACACGCAGGGTCACGTAGGACTGGACCAGGTTCAGCACCTGTACAGATGTTTCCAGCAGCGATGAGTAAAAACAAGTCTACTGAATGCAGCCTTCAAAACTATCAACCACTACAACTGCTCATAATGTTCACTAGTGACAAGACTGTTTCTTTACCAAATTTTGTAGTTGAAGCAATAAACCAGAAATATTTAGTAGCTATAAAAAGCAGTGAGGAGATGTAACAGGTGATCACACTGTTCTCCTCCACAAGGTGCTTGAACTCTTTCACTCCTACTCAGACAAGTCGTTCAGCGCTGTACACAAGGAACCACACTCACATGGGCTTGTGTAATTCTTTTCTATATTAGTTTAAAGTTTGGTATTTAAAGACTGGGAGGGAGCGGGGAACAGATCTACAACGCACACTTTGATCATATTTATGTACAACATCTTGTCCTTTATTCTTCATTGATTTATTAAAGCAAAAAAATCCCACAAATCTTGGAGCCATCATAAAATCTTAGATGTATGAACACAAGACAGCCACAAGGTGTCTCTGTTCACTAACATTATTTTGTGGACATTATTTTTATGCATCCACAGAAGTTTGACAAAAGCCAAAAGTATTTTTTAGAACTTGATTGAAATTAAATTggacttttttctgttttcagtaaaaaaaaatgtgaacgTGATTTCTAACCCCCGTATGTGCTCCCCCTTCTCCAACCATTCTTTTATTTGATGACATTTAGAGACATTTTAATTCTAAAGCAACATATCTAACCTAACACAGCATTACGTTTCACTGCATTGAGAGTCTGGTATCTTTGAGAACAGAGGGAATCTGCACAAAAGACCTGTAATTTATTACCCAATCCACCCGATGCACCACAGAATCTGTTTAGTCTCAGTGGAGTAAAATGTGAAATCGCTGACTCAGGAGtcaaattataaattaaatgaCTACAAACCATAGAAGACAAACTACCTCAGTCGTCAGGTTTGAAAAAGCCATAATTCTATTTtgtaaaccttttaaaaataactttataCTGACTAGAAAAAAAGGAATACATTTTGCAGCAGCTCATCTTGCACTGGAATATCATCATCTTTACTTTTCAATTTTAGAAATGCAACCCAGGACAATGAAAAATAACTCCCCACTCCTAAATCTCTCATCTAAATAAAGGAGTAAATCATGGATCCAGCtttttataacaataa is part of the Paralichthys olivaceus isolate ysfri-2021 chromosome 15, ASM2471397v2, whole genome shotgun sequence genome and encodes:
- the trim47 gene encoding E3 ubiquitin-protein ligase TRIM47 codes for the protein MATAGAADDWKKELTCAICLDYFKDPVILKCGHNFCRFCICMHWDENGGDYGYQCPQCRTVFNKRTFTKNYLVQNLVAKLDDLECLGSSSSPPQPVKVDGKCEQHGEELKLYCQTDKRLICVVCRESRAHRHHEVAPVPEVANDMRMELKQRLMELNWEKSLCMDVITAEALNKDEALVNKRRIKEKIEADIGAMVQFLLDERDSLLEGLDGQAEAAVSLLDENLNTLKEEGTALDKIIADIHSHIGGKTSFESLAETWNEVAHRDPPLTPAVLGVNTGYPKYSGPIQLILWKKMMHVLHTMPQNLTLDPDTAHPYLIISDFDTKVEEGHVRNQDPETPGRFSRFCGVLAIAQYSSGQHYWEVDVRDKGVWYLGVTTQSSNRKGFVNLTPSAGYWSLCLQDRLYANDEDGRIPVADYWDSPRVGVFLDYDKGRLSFYDGVTMKRLYMFDTCFEEAVSPFFSPGKNDPGSRLQICHYY